In Clostridium sp. SY8519, one genomic interval encodes:
- the yqeK gene encoding bis(5'-nucleosyl)-tetraphosphatase (symmetrical) YqeK: MTFSEMQEQLQHELKESRYQHTMGVVDTARTLADRYGADRSQAETAALLHDCAKYMPLSQRISYCESHGVPVSEAERRNLTLLHAKCGSILAREHYGVTDPEILHAISVHTTGEPAMNLLDQIIFVSDYIEPGRNQAPHLEQLRKTAQTDLEETVYRILSDTVEYLKDSNGTIDTTTNLAYQYYQKKRRSYTMYDESRKMASVACAALEEKKAEEIKVIDISEVSVIADYFVIATAGNQSQMSALVDNVDEKMYKAGYTECRKEGNQRSSWFLIDYKDIIIHIFLKEDRLFYDLERIWKDGKLMDPEDLKA; this comes from the coding sequence GTGACATTTTCGGAAATGCAGGAACAGCTGCAGCATGAACTGAAAGAAAGCAGATATCAGCATACGATGGGGGTCGTGGACACCGCACGGACACTGGCGGACCGGTACGGCGCCGACAGAAGTCAGGCGGAAACGGCCGCTTTGCTGCATGACTGTGCGAAATACATGCCCCTTTCCCAGAGAATTTCTTACTGTGAATCCCATGGTGTACCGGTCAGTGAAGCGGAACGCCGGAATCTGACCCTTCTGCATGCCAAATGCGGATCTATTCTGGCCCGGGAACACTATGGTGTCACAGATCCGGAAATTCTGCATGCCATTTCCGTCCATACCACCGGTGAGCCGGCCATGAATCTGCTGGATCAGATTATTTTTGTATCTGACTACATAGAACCCGGCAGAAATCAGGCCCCTCATCTGGAACAGCTGCGGAAAACAGCGCAGACAGATCTGGAAGAAACCGTGTATCGAATCCTTTCTGACACCGTGGAATATCTGAAGGATTCGAACGGAACGATTGATACAACAACCAATCTGGCCTATCAGTACTATCAGAAGAAAAGGAGATCCTACACAATGTACGATGAATCCAGAAAAATGGCTTCCGTTGCATGCGCTGCACTGGAAGAAAAAAAAGCAGAGGAAATTAAAGTAATTGATATCAGCGAAGTATCTGTGATTGCAGATTATTTTGTGATTGCGACCGCCGGAAACCAGAGTCAGATGAGCGCTCTGGTGGATAACGTGGATGAAAAAATGTATAAAGCCGGGTACACCGAGTGCCGGAAGGAAGGAAATCAGAGATCCAGCTGGTTCCTTATTGATTACAAAGATATCATCATTCATATTTTTCTGAAAGAGGACCGGCTCTTCTACGATCTGGAGAGAATCTGGAAAGACGGAAAGCTTATGGATCCGGAAGACTTAAAAGCTTAA
- the nadD gene encoding nicotinate-nucleotide adenylyltransferase produces the protein MDSSSKRIGILGGTFNPIHYGHLIIGDNAMHQYHLDQVIFLPTGHAPHKEYGGEAMTYHRCRMVEEAIADNPRFTISYYETQKNTVSYTYSTLQHFKAEYPDAELYFIVGADSLIEFETWKHPELICREAILLAAVRDTYNEKKVDTQIAYLQDKYHGRIHRLETPNFNVSGKKLRQRVQTGKTIRYMLPDRVEAYIREHSLYIREEEK, from the coding sequence ATGGACAGCAGTTCAAAACGAATCGGAATCCTTGGGGGAACCTTCAATCCAATTCACTACGGTCATCTGATTATCGGTGATAACGCGATGCATCAGTATCATCTGGATCAGGTGATTTTTCTTCCCACCGGTCATGCCCCGCATAAAGAATACGGCGGGGAAGCCATGACTTATCACAGATGCCGGATGGTAGAAGAAGCGATTGCAGACAATCCCCGTTTTACGATTTCCTACTACGAAACACAGAAAAACACCGTCAGTTATACCTATTCCACACTGCAGCATTTCAAGGCAGAGTATCCGGATGCGGAGCTGTATTTTATTGTCGGCGCGGATTCACTGATTGAATTCGAAACCTGGAAGCATCCGGAGCTGATCTGCCGGGAGGCCATTCTTCTGGCCGCTGTGCGGGATACCTATAATGAGAAAAAAGTCGACACGCAGATCGCCTATCTGCAGGACAAATACCATGGCAGAATCCACAGACTGGAAACTCCGAATTTTAACGTATCCGGCAAAAAACTGCGCCAGAGGGTTCAAACGGGAAAAACTATCCGTTATATGCTTCCGGACCGTGTAGAAGCATATATCCGGGAACACAGTCTGTACATTCGGGAGGAAGAAAAGTGA
- the yhbY gene encoding ribosome assembly RNA-binding protein YhbY: MTSKQRAYLRSLAMNLTPLFQIGKSSLTPELVTAVTEGFHTHELIKITVLKNCMEDPRKIAEMLAGRTRSEVVQVIGRKIILYRPFKDEPKIILPKS, from the coding sequence ATGACGAGCAAACAGCGCGCATATCTCAGGAGCCTTGCCATGAACCTTACCCCTCTGTTTCAGATCGGCAAGAGTTCCCTGACACCGGAGCTGGTAACAGCTGTAACCGAAGGATTTCACACCCATGAACTGATTAAAATCACAGTTCTGAAAAACTGCATGGAAGATCCCCGTAAAATTGCCGAAATGCTTGCGGGCCGCACCCGTTCCGAGGTTGTACAGGTAATCGGACGAAAAATCATCCTGTACCGTCCGTTTAAAGACGAACCGAAAATTATTTTACCGAAATCCTGA
- the obgE gene encoding GTPase ObgE, which produces MFADTARIVIRSGKGGDGAVSFRREKYVSHGGPDGGDGGKGGDVIFEIDEGQNTLSDYRHRHTYAAQNGEPGGKRRCHGKDGTDIILKVPAGTIIKEAESGKVIADMSGDRKRQIVLKGGRGGNGNQHYATSTMQVPKYAQPGRPGMQLEVILELKVIADVGLVGFPNVGKSTFLSHVSNANPKIANYHFTTLNPNLGVVDLGNGRGFVMADIPGLIEGASEGVGLGHEFLKHIERTRVIVHVVDAASTEGRDPLQDIRAINRELREYSEALARKPQMIAANKMDVLTPEEQDEALASLRRALEPEGTRVYPISAVSGQGIRELLYAIENMLEADDSEPVIYSQEYFPEYHLFSEDPYTVSYDSKEAEYVVEGPRIEKMLGYTNIDSEKGFLFFQNFLKEQGILDELEKAGIQEGDTVRMYGLTFDYYK; this is translated from the coding sequence ATGTTTGCAGATACAGCCAGAATCGTGATCCGATCCGGAAAAGGAGGCGATGGAGCAGTCAGCTTCCGCCGCGAAAAATATGTATCCCATGGCGGCCCGGATGGCGGAGATGGCGGAAAAGGCGGAGATGTCATCTTTGAAATCGATGAAGGACAGAACACGTTATCCGATTACCGGCATCGCCATACCTACGCGGCACAGAACGGAGAGCCGGGGGGAAAACGCAGATGCCACGGCAAAGACGGCACAGACATCATTCTGAAAGTTCCGGCAGGAACCATTATTAAAGAGGCAGAAAGCGGCAAAGTCATCGCGGATATGTCCGGTGACAGAAAACGCCAGATTGTTTTAAAGGGAGGCCGCGGCGGAAACGGCAACCAGCACTATGCCACATCCACCATGCAGGTACCGAAATACGCACAGCCGGGCAGACCGGGCATGCAGCTGGAAGTAATCCTGGAATTAAAAGTCATCGCAGATGTCGGACTGGTCGGATTTCCCAATGTAGGAAAATCCACCTTCTTATCCCATGTTTCCAATGCCAATCCGAAAATTGCCAATTATCACTTCACGACATTGAATCCGAATCTGGGGGTTGTGGACCTGGGCAACGGCCGCGGATTTGTGATGGCAGATATCCCGGGTCTGATTGAAGGCGCTTCGGAAGGCGTCGGACTGGGCCACGAGTTTTTAAAGCACATTGAACGCACACGCGTCATTGTCCATGTCGTGGACGCAGCATCTACTGAAGGAAGAGACCCGCTTCAGGATATCCGGGCAATTAACCGGGAACTGAGAGAGTACAGTGAGGCCCTGGCCCGCAAACCGCAGATGATCGCCGCCAATAAGATGGATGTTCTCACACCGGAGGAACAGGACGAAGCCCTTGCGTCCCTGCGCCGGGCACTGGAACCGGAAGGAACCCGTGTCTATCCGATTTCCGCAGTTTCCGGCCAGGGAATCCGTGAACTGCTCTATGCCATTGAGAACATGCTGGAAGCAGATGACTCTGAACCGGTGATTTATTCCCAGGAATACTTTCCGGAATATCATCTTTTCTCAGAAGATCCCTATACGGTTTCTTATGACAGCAAGGAAGCGGAATATGTGGTAGAAGGACCCAGGATTGAAAAGATGCTGGGGTATACCAACATTGATTCGGAAAAGGGCTTCCTGTTTTTCCAGAACTTTCTGAAAGAGCAGGGCATCCTGGATGAACTGGAAAAAGCAGGGATTCAGGAGGGCGATACCGTCCGTATGTACGGTCTGACATTTGATTATTACAAATAG
- the rpmA gene encoding 50S ribosomal protein L27: MMNMNLQFFAHKKGVGSTKNGRDSEAKRLGAKRADGQFVKAGNILYRQRGTKIHPGVNVGIGGDDTLYAKVDGVLRFERKGRDKKQASVYPVASNE, from the coding sequence ATGATGAATATGAATCTTCAGTTCTTTGCTCATAAAAAAGGTGTTGGTTCCACAAAGAACGGACGTGACTCTGAGGCAAAGAGACTTGGAGCCAAGAGAGCAGACGGACAGTTTGTAAAAGCCGGCAATATTCTTTACAGACAGCGCGGCACCAAGATTCACCCGGGTGTGAATGTAGGAATTGGCGGCGATGATACTCTGTATGCCAAGGTTGATGGCGTGTTAAGATTTGAGAGAAAAGGAAGAGACAAAAAACAGGCTTCCGTATATCCAGTTGCCAGCAACGAATAA
- a CDS encoding ribosomal-processing cysteine protease Prp, with product MVKVTVYRNSAGLYTGFDVWDHAEYAEEGTDIICAAVSALTINCINSIERLTDTSFEHEAEEAEARIRFRLKGAPGKDADLLMQSFLLGIQEIENNYSRYVDLIIKEV from the coding sequence ATGGTGAAAGTTACAGTTTACCGGAATTCCGCCGGTTTGTACACCGGGTTTGACGTGTGGGATCATGCGGAATACGCAGAAGAGGGCACCGACATTATCTGTGCTGCTGTATCTGCGTTAACCATTAACTGTATCAACTCCATCGAAAGGCTTACCGATACTTCTTTTGAACATGAAGCAGAAGAGGCGGAGGCCCGGATTCGGTTCCGGCTGAAGGGAGCACCCGGAAAGGATGCCGACTTGCTGATGCAGTCCTTCCTTTTGGGAATTCAGGAGATTGAGAATAACTATAGCAGATATGTTGATTTGATTATTAAGGAGGTGTAA
- the rplU gene encoding 50S ribosomal protein L21, whose protein sequence is MYAIIVTGGKQYKVSEGDVITIEKLNAEADEKVTFDQVLAVNDGSLKVGTPTVADATVEASVVENGRAKKVIVYKYKRKTGYHKKNGHRQCYTKVKIDKINA, encoded by the coding sequence ATGTACGCAATCATTGTTACCGGAGGAAAACAGTACAAAGTTTCTGAAGGAGATGTCATTACCATTGAGAAACTCAATGCGGAAGCAGACGAAAAAGTTACATTCGACCAGGTGTTAGCTGTTAATGACGGTTCTTTAAAAGTCGGAACTCCTACTGTTGCAGACGCAACTGTAGAAGCCTCTGTTGTAGAAAACGGACGCGCAAAGAAAGTGATCGTTTACAAATACAAGAGAAAAACCGGCTATCATAAGAAAAACGGCCACAGACAGTGCTATACTAAGGTAAAAATTGACAAAATCAATGCTTAG
- a CDS encoding ribonuclease E/G: MKKQKLIVTELNHAVTSHKTRILTALTEDGRLSEIYAEPTEQNLRIGSIYIGKVRKIVPNIQAAFVDIAPGVSTYLSLEHTEHCHRVRAQNAAGKIVPGDELLVQIQKDAKGGKVPTVTTNLSLAGEYLVLTTGDRKLGISGKIDPDTRKKLKAAAESMPRKDYGIIVRTNACFAKEEELEKERVQLDRILTAILRKSETRSCYSCLYQGIPQYIRLMHRVRPDRVTEIVTDLPEICQELTAEQQNQSLPLPPVRLYEDSYPLASAAGLSSQLEKALRKKVWLKSGGSLIIEPTEALTVIDVNTEKSISGKHSKELHYQKTNREAALEIARQIRLRNLSGIILIDFINMKSEEANHALMRQMQMLLQEDPVPAQVIDRTALGLVEITRKKISKCLADQLTSD; the protein is encoded by the coding sequence ATGAAAAAACAGAAACTGATTGTTACCGAACTGAATCATGCAGTCACCTCCCATAAGACCAGAATACTGACGGCTCTGACAGAAGACGGTCGGCTGTCCGAAATTTATGCGGAACCAACCGAGCAGAATCTTCGGATTGGGAGTATTTATATCGGAAAAGTCCGGAAAATTGTACCGAATATACAGGCAGCCTTTGTCGATATTGCTCCTGGAGTTTCGACCTATCTGAGCCTGGAGCATACAGAACACTGCCATCGGGTCAGAGCCCAGAATGCTGCAGGAAAAATTGTCCCGGGTGATGAGCTTCTGGTACAGATTCAAAAAGACGCAAAAGGCGGAAAAGTTCCCACTGTGACTACGAATCTATCCCTGGCAGGCGAATATCTGGTACTGACCACAGGAGACCGCAAACTCGGTATTTCCGGGAAAATCGATCCGGATACCCGTAAAAAGCTGAAAGCAGCTGCAGAGTCCATGCCGCGGAAGGACTATGGCATTATTGTACGCACCAATGCCTGTTTCGCCAAAGAGGAAGAACTGGAAAAGGAGAGGGTACAGCTGGACCGCATACTGACCGCCATTCTGCGGAAGAGCGAAACCAGAAGCTGCTACAGCTGTCTGTATCAGGGAATTCCCCAGTACATCCGTCTGATGCACCGTGTGCGGCCGGACCGGGTGACGGAGATTGTAACAGATCTTCCGGAGATCTGTCAGGAACTGACTGCCGAACAGCAGAATCAAAGTTTGCCGCTGCCGCCGGTTCGCCTGTATGAAGATTCCTATCCGCTGGCATCTGCCGCAGGGCTTTCGTCCCAGCTGGAAAAAGCGCTCAGAAAAAAAGTGTGGCTTAAATCCGGCGGATCACTGATTATCGAACCCACGGAAGCCCTGACAGTCATTGACGTAAACACGGAAAAAAGCATCAGTGGAAAACACAGCAAGGAACTCCATTATCAGAAAACAAACCGGGAGGCTGCCCTGGAAATCGCCCGTCAGATCAGGCTTCGTAATCTGTCCGGGATCATTCTGATCGATTTTATCAATATGAAGTCAGAAGAAGCCAACCATGCCCTGATGCGTCAGATGCAGATGCTGCTGCAGGAGGATCCGGTTCCGGCTCAGGTCATTGATCGGACCGCCCTGGGTCTGGTGGAAATCACCCGTAAAAAAATCTCGAAATGCCTGGCAGATCAGTTGACTTCTGATTGA